The Caballeronia sp. Lep1P3 genome segment GGCTGAAGGTGTTCAATGAACTGAAGACCAGGGGCTGCCAGGACATCCTGATCGCGGTCGTCGACGGCCTGAAGGGGCTGGCCGAGGCGATCGGCACAGCGTACCCGCGCACGGCCGTGCAGACCTGCATCGTGCACCTGATCCGCAACAGCCTGGAATACGCCAGCTACAAGGACCGTAAAAGCGTCGCCGCCGCGTTGCGTCCGATCTATGGGGCGGCCAGCGAACAGGCCGCGCAGCAGGCGCTGGAGGCCTTTGCCGAAGGGCCATGGGGCGCGAAGTATCCGACCATCGTGCAGTCATGGCGACGGGCATGGGAGAACGTCACACCGTTCTTTGTGTTTCCCCCGGCGATACGCCGGGTGGTGTACACCACCAATGCCATTGAGAGTCTGAACATGCAACTGCGCAAGATCATCAGGACGCGCGGCCACTTCCCCAACGACGAGGCCGCCATCAAGCTGCTTTGGCTGGCATTGCGCAATGTGCTGGCGAAGTCGGTACGGGCGGCATTTGACTGGTCCTCCGCCATGAACCAGTTCGCTATTCTGTTTGGAGAGCGTTTTACCAACGCACGCGGGTAACTCCGCTAACCGCCTCGCCCACAAAAACGCGGATAGGTTCGCCAATGCCCTTCCGCAAGCTGCACACGCACTCTCTGCTGCGGGCTAAAAAGCTGCTTTCTTTGGTTACTTTCTTTGCAGCAGCAAAGAAAGTGACTGCCGCCCCGCACAGGGGCAACGCCAATAGACCGCCACGAAAACTAAGCACCAAAACAAAAACCGGCATACACATTGCTATAAACGCCCACTCCGAGCCAAAGAGAAACAAGCTCAGCACCGCCGTGCAAAAAACCTGGACCTGTCCATTCTGCCCGCTGCTATGCGACGACATATACCTGACCGTCACAGCCGACGCACGCCTGGCCGCCACGAACACGTCCTGCCCGCGGCTCGCGCAATCGCTTGCGCGAACAAGCGCACAAGATGCAGACCGCAAGCCGACGATCGATGGCCAAGCCACCGATCTCGCGTCGGCGCTCTCGCAAGCCGCGCAGATTCTGTCGCACGCACGGCAGCCGCTTTTCGGCGGACTGGCAACCGACGTGGCCGGCGCGCGCGCACTCTTTGAACTCGCCGCTCACAGCGGCGCCATACTCGACCATCTGCACGGCGACGCGCTCTGTGCGGCCACACTCGCGCTGCAAGACCGCGGCGCGCTCTTCACGACACTCTCGGAAGTGCGCTCGCGCGCCGATCTCATCGTCGTGTTCGCATGCGAGCCGTCGCGCCGCTATCCGCGCTTCTATGAACGCATCGACACGGCGCTTCGCGATGTCGACATCGTCTTTGTCGGATGCAACGTCGATCCAGCTGCCGGCACGCACACCGACGCCACGCTGCAAAACGCCGATGCCTTCGATACGCTCGCACTCTGGTCCGCACTCGTCGAAGGCCGCAAGCCCGATGCGTTCGCGGATACTGAAACGGCGCGCACGCTGCAACGTCTGATCGATCGCATCCGCGCAGCGCATTACACCGCGCTCGTCTATGAACCCGCCGCGCTGCCCGGCCCGCATGCGGCGCTCGCGATCGAAGCGATTCATCGCATCGTGAAGACGATCAACCGCACCGTGCGCGCGGGCGCGCTCGCACTCACGGGCGACGACGGCTCAATGTCGGTGAATCAGGCGGTCACGTGGCTCTCGGGCTTTCCGCTGCGCACGCGCGTCGCCTTCGGCTTGCCGCTCGACTACGATCCGCATCGCTATGACACGCATGCGCTCATGCATCGACGCGAAATCGACGCCCTGCTATGGGTGTCGAGCTTCGCGCCCGAGCCCTTGCCCGCAGCGCTCGCCGACGATACGCCCGCCATCGTGCTCGGTCATCCGGCGACGACGCTCGACGAACGCGCGGCGCCGACCGTCTTCATTCCCGTCGCGACGCCCGGCGTCGATAGCAGCGCGCATCTCTTTCGCATGGACACATCGGTTGTCGCGCCGCTCGTCGCCGCGCGCGATGTCGGCTTGCCGACCGTGTCCGCCGTTGCGAGCGAACTCGTAAAGCAGCTTCGCGCAAGGAGGCCCTCATGAGCGTTGCGCGCTTGAGAGGCGGCACGCTTTACGATCCGACGAACGGCATCGACGGCGAGCGGCGCGATATCTTCATACGCGATGGCCGCATCGTCGAGGACATGGCAGCCGAAGCCATTCCCCCCGAGCGCGACTTCGATGCGAGCGGCATGGTGGTCATGGCAGGCGGCATCGATCTGCATTCGCACATCGGCGGCGGAAAGACCAATCTCTCGCGTCTTCTGCTACCGGAAGATCATCGCAACGATGCGCGCGCAATCGCGAACAGACCCGGCGAAGGCCGCTACATGCGGCTGCCTTCATGCGGCACCTGCACGCCGGGCACGCTCGCGACCGGCTATCGTTATGCGGAAATGGGCTACACCGCCGCGTTCGAACCGGCGATGATCGGCTCCAACGCGCGCCATACGCATCTGGAAATGGGCGATACGCCGATCATCGATCACGGCGCCTACGTGATGATGGGCAACGACGAACTGTTCCTGCAGATGCTCGGTGCGCGCGAAGACTTCCAACGCATGCGCGATTACGTCGGCTGGACCATCAACGCGAGCAAGGCGCTTGGCGTGAAGGTCGTGAATCCCGGCGGCATCTCCGCGTTCAAGTTCAACCAGCGCTCGCTCGATCTCGACGAAGCGCATGTGCATTACGGCGTCACACCGCGCGATGTGCTCAAGACGCTCACGCGTGCGCTCGCGGAGTTGCGCGTGCCGCATCCGCTTCATGTGCATGCAAGCAATCTCGGCGTACCGGGCAATGTCGCAACGACAATCGGCACGATGGATGCCGCCGAAGGCTTGCCCATCCACCTCACGCATATCCAGTTTCATAGCTATGGCACCGAAGGCCCGCGCAAGTTCTCGTCGGGCGCGCGCGCAATTGCCGAAGCAGTCAATGCGCGGCCCAACGTGAGCATCGACGTCGGCCAGATCATGTTCGGACAAACCGTCACGGCTTCCGGTGACACGATGATGCAGTTTCGTAACGCTCCGCTTGCGCGTCCGCGCAAATGGGTGCTCGGCGATATCGAATGCGACGGCGGCTGCGGCGTGCTGCCGTTTCGGTATCGCGAAGAGAGCTTCGTGAATGCGCTGCAATGGATCATCGGGCTGGAGATATTCCTGCTCGTCGACGATCCGTGGCGCGTTTCGATGACCACGGATCATCCGAACGGCGCGCCGTTCACGAGTTATCCGCATCTCATCCGGCTGCTGATGGACAAGTCGTTCCGCGACGAAAGGCTCGCAACGCTCGACGCCGACGCCCAAGCGCTGAGCGTGCTCGGCGGCATCGAGCGCGAGTTCTCGCTCTACGACATCGCGATCATCACGCGCGCAGGCCCGGCGCGTCTGCTCGGACTCAAAGATCGCGGACACCTCGGCGCCGGCGCGGCGGCCGATATCGCCGTGTATCGCGAGGACGCCGACCGCGAGCGGATGTTCACGTCTCCCGCCTATGTTCTCAAGGATGGCGAACTAATCGCACGCGATGGAACTTTACTGACGACGCCAACGGGCGGCATCCATTACGTTCAGCCGGACTATGACCGCGCAATCGAGGCGCGCGTGCGCGAATTCACGCAGGCGAATCTTGCGGGCCGCTTCGACAACGTCGCCATCGGCGAAGACGAAATCTGCGCATGCTGCAACGGCGGCAAGCTCTTGCCGGTTGCATGTCTGGCAGGCCATGGAGCGAATCGGCCATGACCGTCATGCGCATCAACGGTACGCAAATCGACGATACCTTCGCCGAAGCCTTCCCGATGAAGGCGACGCGTCTCGTCATCACCGCGCATACGCCGGTATGGGCGCGTCACGCGGCCAATTCGTTGACGGGCTTTGCAACCTCCGTGATCGACTGCGGATGCGAAGCGGGCATCGAGCGCGATCTCGCAGGCGACGAAACGCCCGATGGACGGCCGGGCGTATCGGTGCTGATGTTCGCGGTGTCGTCGAAAGAGCTTGCAAAACAGATCGCGCGGCGCGTCGGGCAATGCGTGCTGACGTGTCCGACAACGGCCGTCTATGGCGGCATCGATCGTGCAACGAGCCGCGCGCCGCTTTCCGACAACGCCCCGCTCGGCGCGGGCTTGCGCTTCTTCGGCGACGGCTTTCAGATATCGAAAGTGCTCGGTGCCACGCGCTATTGGCGCGTGCCGGTCATGGACGGCGAATTCGTCTGCGAAGAGTTCACGGCCACGGTCAAGGCCGTGGGCGGTGGCAATCTGCTTTTTCTCGCAAGCGACGTGGACAGCGCGCTAGCCGCCGCCGAAGCAGCCGTCGATGCCATGCATGCGCTGCCGAACGTCATTACGCCGTTTCCCGGCGGCGTCGTGCGTTCAGGCTCCAAGATAGGCTCCAAATACGCGGGCGCGACTGCATCCACGAACGATGCGTTTTGCCCGACGCTCGTCGGCTTGTCGAGTAAGAGCGAATTGACGCCCGAAGTCGCGTGCGTACTCGAAATCGT includes the following:
- a CDS encoding formylmethanofuran dehydrogenase subunit A, which encodes MSVARLRGGTLYDPTNGIDGERRDIFIRDGRIVEDMAAEAIPPERDFDASGMVVMAGGIDLHSHIGGGKTNLSRLLLPEDHRNDARAIANRPGEGRYMRLPSCGTCTPGTLATGYRYAEMGYTAAFEPAMIGSNARHTHLEMGDTPIIDHGAYVMMGNDELFLQMLGAREDFQRMRDYVGWTINASKALGVKVVNPGGISAFKFNQRSLDLDEAHVHYGVTPRDVLKTLTRALAELRVPHPLHVHASNLGVPGNVATTIGTMDAAEGLPIHLTHIQFHSYGTEGPRKFSSGARAIAEAVNARPNVSIDVGQIMFGQTVTASGDTMMQFRNAPLARPRKWVLGDIECDGGCGVLPFRYREESFVNALQWIIGLEIFLLVDDPWRVSMTTDHPNGAPFTSYPHLIRLLMDKSFRDERLATLDADAQALSVLGGIEREFSLYDIAIITRAGPARLLGLKDRGHLGAGAAADIAVYREDADRERMFTSPAYVLKDGELIARDGTLLTTPTGGIHYVQPDYDRAIEARVREFTQANLAGRFDNVAIGEDEICACCNGGKLLPVACLAGHGANRP
- a CDS encoding formylmethanofuran dehydrogenase, yielding MNAHSEPKRNKLSTAVQKTWTCPFCPLLCDDIYLTVTADARLAATNTSCPRLAQSLARTSAQDADRKPTIDGQATDLASALSQAAQILSHARQPLFGGLATDVAGARALFELAAHSGAILDHLHGDALCAATLALQDRGALFTTLSEVRSRADLIVVFACEPSRRYPRFYERIDTALRDVDIVFVGCNVDPAAGTHTDATLQNADAFDTLALWSALVEGRKPDAFADTETARTLQRLIDRIRAAHYTALVYEPAALPGPHAALAIEAIHRIVKTINRTVRAGALALTGDDGSMSVNQAVTWLSGFPLRTRVAFGLPLDYDPHRYDTHALMHRREIDALLWVSSFAPEPLPAALADDTPAIVLGHPATTLDERAAPTVFIPVATPGVDSSAHLFRMDTSVVAPLVAARDVGLPTVSAVASELVKQLRARRPS
- the fhcD gene encoding formylmethanofuran--tetrahydromethanopterin N-formyltransferase, with translation MRINGTQIDDTFAEAFPMKATRLVITAHTPVWARHAANSLTGFATSVIDCGCEAGIERDLAGDETPDGRPGVSVLMFAVSSKELAKQIARRVGQCVLTCPTTAVYGGIDRATSRAPLSDNAPLGAGLRFFGDGFQISKVLGATRYWRVPVMDGEFVCEEFTATVKAVGGGNLLFLASDVDSALAAAEAAVDAMHALPNVITPFPGGVVRSGSKIGSKYAGATASTNDAFCPTLVGLSSKSELTPEVACVLEIVIDGLTDADVSAAMTAGIAAATSLGHARGVLRISAGNYGGKLGPYHFRLHELAAGIAGSGA